A window of the Campylobacter massiliensis genome harbors these coding sequences:
- a CDS encoding toxic anion resistance protein, giving the protein MEKTGQEILIDYIKEDAQDSEKSMQNLIFKDDFSKEDEEKISQKAAELLAFLSDKDSAQIREILESVTIEDAQSLESSSSLLMGKFAKLDDIKDEQTQNLSRSIIALNEELEQINPHKFDFDKKGVLALFPFVAKPINRYLKKFQSAKEVIKDTLSHIEDGEKILREDNALLQEEKQYYKQKAVSLQRKAVVFEKIVRSIEQNISKLDAKEREFYENNVLLNLNKKIRSIYEILAVTQQGFLSSDLIINTNWELIDNISNVKAVTKRAVEIGIAMAITLQNQKNALETAEKTKKFANDMILANAQRLNTQASEIYKMSGDATLDIETLKQAFSQIEEAMGKINAFKTKAVEKIKTEVTALKEVTAKLENKIQESQKAQEFKTSFSMDL; this is encoded by the coding sequence GTGGAAAAAACAGGCCAAGAGATACTAATAGACTACATAAAAGAGGATGCGCAAGATAGCGAAAAAAGCATGCAAAATTTGATCTTTAAAGATGATTTTAGCAAAGAAGACGAGGAAAAAATTTCTCAAAAAGCGGCAGAGCTTTTAGCTTTTTTATCAGATAAGGATAGTGCGCAGATAAGAGAAATTTTAGAAAGCGTCACGATCGAAGACGCGCAAAGTCTAGAGAGCTCTTCGTCGCTCTTGATGGGGAAATTTGCAAAACTAGACGACATAAAAGACGAGCAAACGCAAAATTTAAGCCGCTCCATAATCGCTCTAAACGAGGAGCTAGAGCAGATAAATCCGCACAAATTCGACTTTGATAAAAAAGGCGTTTTAGCTCTCTTTCCCTTTGTTGCAAAGCCAATAAACAGATATTTAAAGAAATTTCAAAGCGCTAAAGAAGTGATAAAAGATACTCTTTCGCACATCGAAGACGGCGAGAAAATTTTAAGAGAAGACAACGCTCTTTTACAAGAAGAAAAACAATACTACAAACAAAAAGCCGTAAGTTTGCAACGAAAAGCCGTAGTATTTGAAAAAATAGTAAGATCTATCGAGCAAAATATCTCCAAACTAGACGCCAAGGAGAGAGAATTTTACGAAAATAACGTCTTGCTAAATTTAAATAAAAAAATCAGAAGCATATATGAAATTTTAGCCGTTACGCAGCAGGGATTTTTATCAAGCGACCTCATCATAAACACAAACTGGGAGCTAATAGATAATATCTCAAACGTAAAAGCCGTAACCAAAAGAGCCGTAGAGATCGGTATCGCGATGGCTATAACGCTACAAAATCAAAAAAACGCGTTAGAAACGGCCGAAAAAACCAAAAAATTCGCAAACGATATGATTTTAGCCAACGCGCAAAGACTAAACACGCAAGCAAGTGAGATCTACAAGATGTCGGGCGATGCGACACTTGATATAGAGACGCTAAAGCAAGCTTTTAGCCAGATAGAAGAGGCCATGGGTAAGATAAATGCCTTTAAAACTAAGGCCGTAGAAAAAATCAAAACCGAAGTAACGGCGCTAAAAGAGGTAACGGCCAAGCTCGAAAACAAAATCCAAGAGTCGCAAAAAGCGCAAGAGTTTAAAACTTCTTTTTCCATGGACTTGTGA
- a CDS encoding flotillin family protein, with amino-acid sequence MNIDAMTSLAVFVGIGLFSIIILGIVFSRLYRKTTKELTFVRTGFGGEKVVVDGGALILPILHDYIDINMQSMKVTVARSKSDSFITKDRMRVDITADFYIRVGEDRESISRAAQTLGKKTVDLRELTGLIEGKLIATLRSVASSMEMKELHEKRDEFSSQVKNAIEADLSKNGLQLESVSLTSLDQTAKEFFNENNAFDAEGLTSLTQTIEERKKLRNDIERSTEVQIAQKNYETQSEKFEIQRKEAEAEATQQTKIANFQAEQEALRAKEAESRRKEAEEAKIVANKAIEEAQINKARAIETVEIEKARAIREAEINKEKAVELANQSKNIEIAKKVEEEAAAKTLANEKKALEAASFEKIKTSSETEQAERVKKLALIEAQKEAEQLSIEKTVAAKAEKEAEENLAEAAKIKAMGASEALKIKATAEAEAIKITAEANRLNYEVEAKGKTEINNAENIVSAAILENRFKLALIEFMPQIIAQVVKPVEKIDSIKIVQMAGLGGANQGGAGSSTSSGVSNAGASLSDQIVNASLNYKVNAPIIDDLMKQVGIDLNGGIQNIASPLLSSFEKPKDASDFSTKDTEKYNVASEQKDGKKK; translated from the coding sequence ATGAACATTGACGCAATGACTTCTTTGGCCGTATTTGTCGGCATAGGACTCTTTTCTATCATTATCTTGGGTATCGTCTTTTCAAGACTTTACCGAAAGACGACAAAGGAGCTTACATTTGTACGAACGGGATTTGGCGGCGAAAAGGTCGTCGTAGACGGCGGCGCACTGATACTGCCTATACTGCATGATTATATCGACATAAATATGCAGTCGATGAAGGTCACGGTAGCTCGCTCTAAAAGCGATAGCTTCATAACCAAAGATAGAATGCGCGTAGATATCACGGCTGATTTTTACATCAGAGTGGGCGAGGATAGAGAGTCTATTTCGCGCGCGGCGCAGACTCTTGGTAAAAAGACGGTCGATCTAAGGGAGTTAACCGGGCTTATCGAAGGTAAGCTAATCGCCACGCTTCGTTCGGTAGCAAGCTCGATGGAGATGAAGGAGCTACACGAAAAAAGGGATGAATTTAGTTCGCAGGTAAAAAACGCTATCGAAGCCGACCTATCTAAAAACGGCCTTCAGCTAGAGTCGGTTTCGCTTACTTCGCTAGATCAAACGGCTAAAGAGTTTTTTAACGAAAACAACGCTTTTGACGCAGAAGGTTTAACTAGCCTAACGCAAACTATCGAAGAGCGCAAAAAGCTACGAAACGATATCGAACGCTCTACCGAGGTGCAAATCGCGCAAAAAAACTACGAAACGCAGTCGGAGAAATTTGAAATCCAAAGAAAAGAAGCCGAGGCTGAAGCGACGCAACAAACCAAGATAGCAAATTTTCAAGCCGAGCAAGAAGCGCTAAGAGCAAAAGAAGCCGAAAGTAGGCGAAAAGAGGCCGAAGAAGCCAAGATCGTCGCAAACAAAGCTATCGAAGAAGCTCAGATAAACAAAGCGCGCGCCATCGAAACCGTCGAGATAGAAAAGGCTAGGGCTATCAGGGAAGCCGAGATCAACAAAGAAAAAGCCGTCGAGCTCGCAAATCAGAGCAAAAACATAGAAATCGCCAAAAAAGTCGAGGAAGAGGCCGCCGCTAAAACGCTAGCCAACGAAAAAAAGGCGCTAGAAGCCGCATCTTTTGAAAAGATCAAAACATCGTCCGAGACTGAGCAGGCCGAGCGCGTTAAAAAACTAGCACTAATTGAAGCGCAAAAAGAGGCCGAGCAACTCTCTATCGAAAAAACGGTTGCCGCAAAAGCTGAAAAAGAAGCCGAAGAAAACCTAGCTGAAGCTGCCAAAATCAAAGCTATGGGTGCAAGCGAAGCGCTAAAGATCAAGGCTACTGCAGAAGCCGAAGCCATAAAGATAACGGCTGAAGCCAACAGGCTAAACTATGAGGTCGAGGCTAAGGGTAAAACTGAGATAAATAATGCAGAAAATATCGTCTCAGCGGCGATTTTAGAAAATAGATTTAAGCTTGCTTTGATAGAGTTTATGCCACAAATCATCGCCCAGGTCGTAAAACCCGTAGAGAAAATCGACTCTATCAAAATCGTGCAAATGGCGGGCCTTGGCGGTGCAAATCAGGGCGGTGCCGGTTCAAGTACTAGCAGCGGCGTTAGCAACGCGGGCGCATCGCTATCCGATCAAATCGTAAACGCGTCTTTAAACTATAAAGTAAACGCGCCTATAATCGATGATTTAATGAAGCAAGTAGGCATCGACCTAAACGGCGGGATACAAAATATCGCTTCGCCATTGCTAAGCAGTTTCGAAAAACCTAAAGACGCGTCGGATTTTAGCACAAAAGATACCGAGAAATATAACGTCGCAAGCGAACAAAAAGACGGTAAGAAAAAGTAA
- a CDS encoding HAD-IB family hydrolase has protein sequence MNLVLFDFDGTITRDDSLLEFIAYVVGFKKFFRGIFWLSPVLIGYKLKICSNNYARRRLMMHFFAGMGADKFAQICKKYSNTHIEDIVKFSAMAKIAEYKANGDKVVIVTASLEDWLAPWCQAQGLELLGTRIKKKGGVITGEIDGANCYGAEKVRRVREAYDTDAFDRVIAYGDSRGDKEMLEFADEAHYRVFE, from the coding sequence ATGAATCTGGTTTTATTCGACTTTGACGGGACGATCACGCGCGACGATTCGCTGCTCGAGTTTATCGCCTACGTCGTGGGATTTAAGAAATTTTTTCGGGGTATTTTTTGGCTTTCGCCCGTTTTGATCGGCTATAAGCTAAAAATTTGCAGCAACAACTACGCTCGTAGGCGGCTGATGATGCACTTTTTCGCGGGTATGGGCGCGGATAAATTCGCTCAAATTTGCAAAAAATACTCAAACACGCACATCGAGGATATCGTGAAATTTTCCGCGATGGCAAAGATCGCCGAGTATAAGGCAAACGGCGACAAGGTCGTGATCGTGACGGCGTCGCTCGAGGACTGGCTAGCTCCGTGGTGCCAGGCGCAGGGGCTCGAGCTACTGGGTACTCGCATCAAGAAAAAGGGCGGCGTGATAACGGGCGAGATAGACGGTGCCAACTGCTACGGCGCAGAGAAAGTGCGCCGCGTGCGCGAGGCGTACGACACGGACGCCTTTGATCGCGTGATCGCATACGGCGACAGCAGGGGCGACAAGGAGATGCTGGAGTTTGCCGACGAGGCGCATTATAGGGTGTTTGAGTGA
- a CDS encoding molybdopterin molybdotransferase MoeA yields the protein MKEFMSYASSLEILRSTLAPWDRVEKVTLTQALDRRIAVDIAAQDNYPERPVSAMDGYAFAWQEGLSELDLITDLPAGSDKGLKVEGVKCVKTFTGSLMSEGTDTLIPVENVEVSGGKILIKKPVPKGFAVREVGESYKKGEILIKKGATIGYAETALLAELGIFNVSVFVRPRVAVLATGSEIKDLGEPLENAAQIHSSNHVGIAAMVRKMGGEPVLCEIVRDRAELVKDAIVRALKSADVLVTTGGISMGDYDFVKGALGENFDIIIDGAAIKPGRHIKVAKAGEKYIFALPGFPYSAMVMCVLYVRVLLNAWFGVSEPKITAIMDEDYKKRSPFLEFTAVNLENRDGKIYVNLDGKKLGSSAIVNNLTGGAALLIIPKETEFIAKGEIVEVLKMV from the coding sequence ATGAAAGAATTTATGAGTTACGCATCCTCTCTTGAAATTTTACGCTCTACGCTGGCTCCGTGGGACCGCGTAGAAAAGGTCACGCTCACGCAAGCACTTGATCGACGTATCGCCGTAGATATCGCGGCGCAGGACAACTACCCGGAGCGTCCCGTCTCGGCGATGGACGGCTACGCTTTTGCGTGGCAAGAGGGCCTAAGCGAGCTAGATCTCATCACCGACCTACCAGCAGGTAGCGACAAAGGGCTAAAAGTAGAAGGCGTAAAATGCGTTAAAACATTCACCGGCTCGCTAATGAGCGAGGGCACAGACACACTAATCCCTGTCGAAAACGTCGAGGTCTCAGGCGGCAAGATCCTCATCAAAAAGCCTGTGCCGAAGGGCTTTGCCGTGCGCGAAGTCGGCGAAAGCTACAAAAAAGGCGAAATCCTAATCAAAAAAGGCGCGACGATAGGCTACGCCGAGACTGCGCTGCTAGCCGAGCTTGGGATCTTTAACGTTAGCGTATTCGTGCGGCCTAGAGTCGCGGTGCTGGCGACTGGAAGCGAGATAAAAGACCTCGGAGAGCCGCTAGAAAACGCCGCGCAGATTCACAGCTCAAACCACGTAGGTATCGCAGCCATGGTGCGCAAAATGGGCGGCGAACCCGTGCTGTGCGAGATAGTTCGCGATCGCGCCGAACTCGTAAAAGACGCCATCGTCCGCGCGCTAAAATCAGCCGACGTACTCGTCACCACTGGCGGCATCAGCATGGGCGACTACGACTTCGTCAAGGGCGCGCTGGGTGAAAATTTCGACATCATAATAGACGGCGCCGCGATCAAACCCGGCCGCCACATCAAGGTCGCAAAAGCGGGCGAAAAGTACATTTTTGCGCTGCCGGGCTTTCCGTACTCGGCGATGGTGATGTGCGTGCTCTACGTGCGCGTGCTGCTAAACGCGTGGTTTGGCGTTAGCGAGCCCAAAATCACGGCAATCATGGACGAGGATTACAAAAAGCGCTCGCCGTTTTTGGAGTTTACGGCGGTAAATTTAGAAAATCGAGACGGTAAAATTTACGTGAATTTAGACGGCAAGAAACTGGGCAGCTCGGCGATCGTAAATAACCTAACAGGGGGCGCCGCGCTTTTAATCATCCCAAAAGAGACCGAATTTATCGCAAAGGGCGAGATAGTCGAAGTGCTGAAAATGGTTTAA
- a CDS encoding OB-fold-containig protein, with translation MDQFLTLLGNNLIFSVPLVIVVVFALLEIILMMTGFSALEPLNGLFDGADGIDVPGAELLAWANKGGVPSTIFYGILLMSFGACGLFIVSVFYGFAAPAWYMSAAIAAVSFFIALTWTRWVSLLAAKYLPQVQSAAFSKKELLGCECEVKDYKITKEQGGDVKVADKNGKERFVFARAADEKELVKGDIALIVRVEKNNFYIKKKQ, from the coding sequence ATGGATCAATTTTTAACGCTTCTTGGTAACAATCTCATATTTTCCGTTCCGCTGGTTATTGTTGTAGTTTTTGCCTTGCTTGAGATTATTTTGATGATGACCGGATTTTCAGCGCTTGAGCCGTTAAACGGGCTATTTGACGGAGCGGACGGTATAGATGTGCCCGGCGCCGAGTTGTTAGCTTGGGCAAATAAAGGCGGCGTGCCGAGTACGATTTTTTATGGGATTTTGCTTATGAGCTTCGGGGCGTGCGGGCTTTTTATCGTTAGCGTTTTTTATGGATTTGCGGCGCCTGCGTGGTATATGAGCGCAGCTATCGCCGCAGTTTCGTTTTTTATCGCTTTGACTTGGACTAGATGGGTTAGTCTGCTCGCGGCAAAATACCTACCTCAAGTGCAAAGCGCTGCGTTTAGTAAAAAAGAGCTTCTTGGCTGCGAATGCGAAGTCAAGGACTATAAAATAACCAAAGAGCAAGGCGGCGACGTTAAGGTTGCGGATAAAAACGGAAAAGAACGTTTCGTTTTTGCACGAGCTGCCGATGAAAAAGAGCTTGTAAAAGGCGATATCGCGCTTATAGTTAGAGTCGAAAAAAATAACTTTTACATCAAGAAAAAACAGTAA
- a CDS encoding toxic anion resistance protein, protein MNQIAKTPQDVVALLIEKRKEFTDPKEFIVSFGKDELGEFEKLNGDMDMKVGDLLSMSQSVGSSVGESLKSVKKYSAELIKASDKIKESGLGAKFINFLLGKDLAAELASKYQSVSSLFEEITANLKHSINVLEARNAEISEKQKELSLIIESLKGKIEILSKTDELIENLAANQTDEEQKKFLLEEALFYIRMHLQNLQQVLVVMQQSLANYATIKHNNSLLSFATQNTITTSITALKTNVYIASAAQEGKKQLKAVSEMDKLATDVILKNAQDVNDTATEVTAKVAGGALDNESLEKAINLMIDSLDKIENFKNEALPKMKENIAKIAQMSKALESKVNKLEKIEQSDIYSIE, encoded by the coding sequence TTGAATCAAATCGCTAAAACGCCCCAAGACGTCGTCGCCTTACTCATAGAAAAAAGGAAAGAATTTACCGATCCCAAAGAATTTATCGTATCGTTTGGTAAGGATGAATTAGGCGAGTTTGAAAAGCTAAACGGCGATATGGATATGAAGGTCGGAGATTTGCTTAGCATGAGCCAAAGCGTAGGAAGCTCGGTCGGCGAGTCGCTAAAATCGGTCAAAAAGTACTCCGCCGAGCTCATAAAAGCAAGCGATAAGATAAAAGAGAGTGGACTGGGCGCGAAATTTATAAATTTCTTGCTCGGCAAAGACCTAGCCGCCGAGCTGGCTAGCAAATATCAAAGCGTGTCAAGCTTGTTTGAAGAAATCACGGCAAATTTAAAGCACTCGATAAACGTTTTAGAAGCTAGAAACGCCGAAATCTCCGAGAAACAAAAGGAGCTCTCGCTCATCATCGAAAGCCTAAAAGGCAAGATAGAAATTTTAAGCAAAACAGACGAGCTCATCGAAAATTTAGCGGCAAATCAAACGGACGAAGAGCAGAAAAAATTTCTCCTCGAAGAGGCGCTATTTTACATCCGTATGCATCTGCAAAATTTGCAACAAGTGCTAGTCGTGATGCAGCAAAGCCTCGCAAACTACGCCACTATCAAGCACAATAATTCGCTTTTAAGTTTCGCCACGCAAAACACGATCACAACTAGCATCACCGCGCTAAAAACCAACGTCTACATCGCAAGCGCAGCGCAGGAAGGCAAAAAGCAGCTAAAAGCGGTTTCTGAAATGGACAAGCTAGCTACCGACGTCATCCTAAAAAACGCACAGGACGTAAACGACACGGCGACAGAAGTGACGGCAAAGGTCGCGGGCGGCGCGCTAGATAACGAGAGCCTCGAAAAAGCGATAAATTTGATGATAGATTCGCTAGATAAGATAGAAAATTTCAAAAACGAGGCGCTGCCGAAGATGAAAGAAAATATCGCCAAAATCGCGCAGATGAGCAAGGCGCTGGAAAGTAAGGTAAATAAGCTCGAAAAGATCGAGCAAAGCGACATATATAGTATCGAGTAG
- a CDS encoding LVIVD repeat-containing protein encodes MIDPNIKKKRQFTIYLTVLIVILPFVFLYLKYADKEPESLAQNFTVARPQPPVQKAQISQNRDKSAYKGDITIYKKDIINNSVQIPFEVRDMLISRDKKRLYTIGHDRDGISVIDISNLDRIKLLGLFYFPEAKYSVESIQAVESNDGKSLYVASPNLGILRLDVTDPKKIKIATKFEVKGYSKIKLSSNNKLAYVKAKNGMVVLDISSNNIKKIGEFISMETFNPIEKGDVAIYSDKYVFMSDFAGLHVLDVSDPKSIKEVYKRENFKVAINLQISPDKKYLYANELYNFKVYGISNISNIEHLKNYTTSNRIYTFDIDNDSKIAYISRSRDGQDDTVLPSIDIMDISSNFEPERLRSYYMPEAKKTNLALHPDERHMIISFAYDGIVGVIRNDAQTIQKEATKTQIDIKELEDSSKNIDKSKPVWDLPFSQNGFGNVSMIEATDDGYILAGEYDSAREPDLFMKVDKSGREIWRKIVDKSYSGIANLIAAQMETYYIIGNEEITYAVDMNTHKIISKFSHTLKQVTPLDNDEFIACDYKNTLYRMDKNEKVIWKKKFDVSHLPDTFYHEYRYNGPDKPADVKTIKAPKDGFIKILKTSDGNFILVVEGFDIYKFNPDGKLIFETKMEANGYFKDMIEGDDGSLLILLASEDKEGTDTADIIKLNSRGELIKKSTIYKSKDSFFAPSIAKYKDGKYILGVLLAHKRLLLIEIDDENNISDQKYVENFGKYMEFHKLINIPDRGVLAAGKRDYIKERPPQYINGELKKFSDFNMEEAYMLMINFYQKISEQNLNFTDGE; translated from the coding sequence ATGATCGATCCGAACATAAAGAAAAAGCGGCAATTTACGATCTATCTTACCGTCTTGATCGTAATTTTGCCCTTTGTTTTTCTATACCTAAAATATGCAGACAAGGAGCCTGAAAGCTTAGCGCAAAATTTCACCGTCGCTCGCCCGCAGCCGCCGGTACAAAAGGCTCAAATTTCACAAAATAGAGACAAATCGGCATATAAAGGCGACATAACGATATATAAAAAAGATATTATAAATAACTCCGTTCAAATTCCGTTTGAAGTGCGCGATATGTTGATATCTCGCGACAAAAAAAGACTCTATACTATCGGGCACGACAGAGACGGCATAAGCGTGATAGACATATCAAATTTAGACCGCATAAAGCTACTCGGACTTTTTTATTTTCCAGAGGCCAAATATAGCGTAGAAAGTATCCAGGCAGTTGAGTCAAACGACGGTAAAAGTCTGTACGTAGCAAGTCCGAATTTAGGTATTTTACGTCTTGATGTTACGGATCCTAAAAAAATAAAGATAGCAACCAAATTTGAAGTCAAAGGCTACTCTAAAATAAAATTAAGTTCAAACAACAAATTAGCCTACGTAAAAGCTAAAAACGGCATGGTTGTCCTAGATATTTCATCCAATAATATAAAAAAGATAGGCGAGTTTATAAGTATGGAAACTTTTAATCCAATAGAAAAAGGCGATGTAGCGATATACTCGGACAAATACGTTTTTATGTCCGATTTTGCGGGTCTTCATGTGCTTGACGTAAGTGATCCGAAAAGCATAAAAGAGGTTTATAAACGAGAGAACTTTAAAGTTGCTATAAATTTGCAAATTTCTCCAGACAAAAAATATCTATACGCAAACGAGCTTTATAATTTTAAAGTATACGGCATCAGCAATATAAGCAATATAGAGCATCTAAAAAACTATACCACTAGTAATAGAATTTATACTTTCGACATCGATAACGACAGTAAAATAGCATACATATCCAGAAGTAGAGACGGGCAAGACGATACTGTTTTGCCTAGTATCGATATCATGGATATCTCTAGTAATTTTGAGCCCGAACGCCTAAGAAGCTACTATATGCCCGAAGCAAAGAAAACAAATTTAGCCCTGCATCCCGACGAGCGCCATATGATTATATCTTTTGCTTACGATGGGATTGTGGGAGTGATTAGAAACGATGCTCAAACCATACAAAAAGAGGCGACAAAAACGCAGATAGATATAAAAGAATTAGAGGATTCAAGCAAAAATATAGATAAATCAAAGCCTGTTTGGGATCTGCCGTTTTCGCAAAACGGCTTTGGCAACGTTAGCATGATAGAAGCCACGGACGACGGATATATACTAGCCGGAGAATATGATAGCGCCAGAGAACCGGATCTTTTTATGAAAGTAGATAAAAGCGGACGAGAAATTTGGAGAAAAATAGTCGATAAAAGCTATAGCGGAATAGCAAATCTAATAGCAGCCCAGATGGAAACCTACTACATAATAGGAAACGAAGAAATAACCTACGCCGTGGATATGAATACACATAAAATCATAAGCAAATTTTCTCACACCTTAAAACAAGTGACGCCGTTAGATAACGACGAATTTATAGCGTGCGACTATAAAAATACCTTATATAGAATGGATAAAAACGAAAAAGTAATCTGGAAGAAAAAATTTGACGTTTCGCATTTGCCTGATACTTTTTATCACGAGTATAGATACAACGGCCCCGATAAACCAGCCGATGTAAAAACTATAAAAGCACCCAAAGACGGGTTTATAAAGATACTAAAAACTAGCGATGGAAATTTTATCTTAGTGGTAGAAGGCTTTGATATTTATAAATTTAATCCTGACGGTAAGCTTATATTTGAAACTAAAATGGAAGCGAATGGATATTTTAAAGATATGATCGAAGGAGACGACGGCTCACTCTTGATATTGCTTGCTTCTGAAGACAAAGAAGGAACAGATACCGCCGATATCATAAAGCTAAATAGCCGCGGCGAACTCATAAAAAAATCGACTATTTATAAAAGCAAAGATTCCTTTTTTGCTCCGTCTATAGCCAAATACAAAGACGGCAAATACATACTTGGCGTATTGTTGGCACACAAACGATTGTTACTCATTGAAATCGACGACGAAAACAATATTTCGGATCAAAAATATGTAGAAAATTTTGGAAAGTATATGGAATTCCATAAACTAATAAATATACCGGACAGAGGAGTGTTGGCCGCCGGAAAAAGAGACTACATCAAAGAAAGACCTCCGCAATACATAAATGGAGAACTTAAGAAGTTTTCAGATTTTAATATGGAAGAAGCTTATATGCTGATGATAAATTTCTACCAAAAAATAAGCGAGCAAAATTTAAACTTCACAGACGGAGAGTAG
- a CDS encoding non-canonical purine NTP pyrophosphatase, with product MKIVLATSNSDKVREIKDFLKDYEIYALREICEPFEIVEDGATFAANALIKARAVHAKLRELNLADEFIALSDDSGISVDALGGRPGIYSARFSDMNEHGQITGKSATDASNRAKLISELKALNLTSSPAFYTACIAVSSKLGDFTAHGFMHGTAICQERGSNGFGYDSLFIPKGFTHTLGELDDATKLKISHRSKGLELIKYVLKSLDRKFGR from the coding sequence TTGAAAATAGTTTTAGCAACATCCAACTCCGACAAAGTGCGCGAAATAAAAGATTTTTTAAAAGATTACGAAATTTACGCACTGCGCGAAATTTGCGAGCCCTTTGAGATCGTCGAGGACGGAGCGACGTTCGCCGCAAACGCGCTAATAAAAGCTCGCGCGGTGCATGCTAAACTGCGCGAGCTAAATTTGGCGGACGAGTTTATCGCGCTAAGCGACGATAGTGGCATCAGCGTGGACGCTCTTGGCGGCAGGCCTGGGATTTACTCCGCGAGATTTAGCGATATGAACGAGCACGGGCAGATAACGGGCAAAAGCGCGACCGATGCTAGTAACCGCGCAAAGCTGATCTCGGAGCTAAAAGCGCTAAATTTGACTAGCTCGCCTGCTTTTTACACCGCTTGTATCGCGGTTAGCTCAAAGCTTGGCGACTTTACGGCGCACGGCTTTATGCACGGCACGGCGATTTGCCAGGAGCGCGGCAGCAACGGCTTTGGCTACGATAGCCTCTTTATCCCCAAAGGCTTTACGCACACGCTTGGCGAGCTAGACGACGCCACAAAGCTAAAAATCTCGCACCGCTCAAAGGGGCTTGAGCTTATAAAATACGTGTTAAAAAGCCTTGATAGAAAATTTGGGCGCTAG
- a CDS encoding MFS transporter, which yields MVKSALPLSFIIGSRFFGLFIILPVISVYALELEGATEFLVGVLIGVYAMSQITFQVVFGYVSDRFGRKNSMLIGLLVFIVGAAICAVATDIYTMIFGRFIQGAGAIGAVAIALMSDMTKEEVRGHAMAMMGAFIGISFTLSMILSPILSAKYGLSSLFYLSIAVTVVCIMLLYTAVGEEPKFTHSQAKMPAVKLLSNRNLLLMNISNFMQKMLMSAAFIVIPIAIVKYFGMDKKDLSGIYSVATVFGFIAMGIGGAIGETKRITKQILVIGVSLFVVCYGLFALSLGHKPLFYAGVIIFFIGFNLHEPILQSMASKFSKVSQKGAVLGIFNAFGYMGSFIGGIGGGTLLKFYGLSALSAVVTVLCIVWLIALKWLDNPNIFKNIYLPSDTDADLAEIEKQKGVVECYKNAQNLVVKYNSKLTNEAEIKQILGV from the coding sequence ATAGTAAAAAGCGCTTTACCTTTATCTTTTATCATCGGCAGCAGGTTTTTTGGACTCTTTATCATTTTGCCAGTTATCAGCGTCTACGCGCTCGAGCTTGAGGGGGCGACCGAGTTTTTAGTCGGCGTTCTCATCGGCGTTTACGCGATGTCGCAGATCACGTTTCAGGTGGTTTTCGGCTACGTCTCAGACCGCTTCGGGCGCAAAAACTCTATGCTAATAGGCCTGCTCGTCTTTATCGTTGGAGCTGCGATCTGCGCGGTGGCGACTGATATCTACACGATGATTTTTGGTAGATTTATCCAGGGTGCGGGCGCGATAGGAGCCGTGGCGATCGCGCTGATGAGCGACATGACCAAGGAGGAGGTGCGCGGGCACGCGATGGCGATGATGGGCGCGTTTATCGGCATTAGCTTTACGCTTTCTATGATACTCTCGCCGATACTTAGCGCCAAATACGGCCTTTCAAGCCTCTTTTACCTCTCGATCGCAGTTACGGTCGTTTGTATCATGCTTTTATACACGGCCGTGGGCGAGGAGCCTAAATTTACGCACTCGCAGGCCAAAATGCCGGCCGTAAAGCTACTCTCAAACAGAAATTTACTACTCATGAACATCAGCAACTTCATGCAAAAAATGCTGATGTCGGCGGCCTTTATCGTGATTCCGATCGCTATAGTGAAGTATTTTGGCATGGACAAAAAGGACCTCAGCGGCATCTACTCGGTCGCGACGGTGTTTGGCTTTATCGCGATGGGTATCGGCGGCGCGATCGGCGAAACAAAGCGAATCACAAAGCAAATTTTAGTTATCGGCGTCTCGCTTTTCGTCGTTTGCTACGGACTTTTCGCACTCTCGCTCGGGCACAAGCCGCTATTTTACGCGGGCGTGATTATATTTTTTATCGGCTTTAACCTGCACGAACCGATCCTGCAATCCATGGCGTCCAAATTTAGTAAAGTAAGCCAAAAAGGCGCGGTTTTGGGCATCTTTAACGCCTTTGGCTACATGGGAAGCTTTATCGGCGGTATCGGCGGCGGTACTTTGCTTAAATTTTACGGACTTAGCGCGCTTTCCGCCGTTGTGACGGTGCTTTGTATCGTGTGGCTGATCGCGCTAAAATGGCTAGATAATCCAAATATCTTTAAAAATATCTATCTGCCGTCTGACACGGATGCCGACCTAGCCGAGATCGAAAAGCAAAAAGGCGTTGTGGAGTGCTATAAAAACGCGCAAAATCTCGTTGTAAAATACAACTCCAAGCTAACAAACGAGGCGGAGATAAAGCAAATTTTAGGCGTTTAG